A part of Streptomyces sp. NBC_00557 genomic DNA contains:
- a CDS encoding sensor histidine kinase, giving the protein MPSMNELVRQHTALDDSDLEWLHLLVSEWQLLSDLSFADLVLWVPTRDGTRYVSVAQMRPNTGPTSYQDDMVGHLVPRGRRPMLDAALDEGRIVREGDPEWREEVPVRVESIPVRREGRVLGVIARNTNLLTVRTPSRLELTYLQSASDLAQMIAAGSFPFPDQQVDMDASPRVGDGLIRLDADGIVQYASPNALSAYHRLGLAADLVGHHLGQTTAELAPTRGPVDEALVKLASGWAPREFEIEANDGVIQFRAIPLKPKGTRIGSLVLCRDVTELRRRERELITKDATIREIHHRVKNNLQTVAALLRLQARRIDSERGREALEEAVRRVGSIAIVHETLSQNLDERVEFDDIADRVLAMVAEISPGKVTGRRSGRFGILDAEVATPLSMVLTEILQNALEHGFRQGDTGTVEVSAVRGGTAKEARLLVTVQDDGVGLPEGFDPHRSGNLGLQIVRTLVEGELGGAFDMVPAPGRGTRVILDIPVRAQK; this is encoded by the coding sequence GTGCCCTCCATGAACGAACTGGTCCGCCAGCACACCGCCCTCGACGACTCCGATCTCGAGTGGCTCCATCTGCTGGTCTCGGAGTGGCAGCTGCTCTCCGACCTGTCCTTCGCCGACCTCGTTCTGTGGGTGCCCACCCGGGACGGCACCCGGTACGTCTCGGTGGCCCAGATGCGCCCCAACACCGGCCCCACCTCGTACCAGGACGACATGGTCGGCCACCTCGTCCCGCGCGGCCGCCGGCCCATGCTGGACGCGGCGCTGGACGAGGGCCGGATCGTGCGCGAGGGCGACCCGGAGTGGCGCGAAGAGGTCCCCGTACGGGTCGAGTCGATCCCCGTACGGCGCGAGGGCCGGGTCCTCGGCGTGATCGCCCGCAACACCAACCTGCTGACCGTGCGCACCCCGAGCCGCCTGGAACTGACCTACCTCCAGAGCGCCTCCGACCTGGCGCAGATGATCGCGGCCGGCTCCTTCCCCTTCCCCGACCAGCAGGTCGACATGGACGCCTCGCCGCGCGTCGGCGACGGCCTGATCCGGCTCGACGCCGACGGGATCGTCCAGTACGCCTCGCCGAACGCGCTGTCCGCCTACCACCGCCTCGGCCTCGCCGCCGACCTGGTCGGCCACCACCTCGGGCAGACCACCGCCGAACTCGCCCCGACCCGCGGCCCGGTGGACGAGGCGCTCGTCAAGCTCGCGAGCGGGTGGGCGCCGCGCGAGTTCGAGATCGAGGCCAACGACGGCGTCATCCAGTTCCGGGCCATCCCCCTCAAACCCAAGGGCACCCGGATCGGTTCGCTGGTGCTGTGCCGGGACGTCACCGAACTGCGCCGCCGCGAACGGGAGTTGATCACCAAGGACGCCACCATCCGGGAGATCCACCACCGGGTGAAGAACAACCTGCAGACGGTGGCCGCGCTGCTGCGGCTCCAGGCCCGGCGCATCGACTCCGAGCGCGGCCGGGAGGCCCTGGAGGAGGCCGTCCGCCGGGTCGGCTCCATCGCCATCGTGCATGAGACGCTCTCTCAGAACCTGGACGAGCGGGTGGAGTTCGACGACATCGCCGACCGCGTGCTCGCGATGGTCGCCGAGATCTCGCCGGGCAAGGTGACCGGCCGGCGCAGCGGGCGCTTCGGCATACTCGACGCCGAGGTCGCCACCCCGCTGTCGATGGTCCTCACCGAGATCCTGCAGAACGCCCTGGAGCACGGCTTCCGTCAGGGCGACACCGGCACGGTCGAGGTCTCCGCGGTCCGCGGCGGCACGGCGAAGGAGGCCCGCCTGCTGGTCACCGTCCAGGACGACGGGGTCGGCCTGCCCGAGGGCTTCGACCCGCACCGCTCGGGCAACCTGGGCCTGCAGATCGTGCGCACCCTGGTGGAGGGGGAGTTGGGCGGCGCCTTCGACATGGTGCCGGCGCCGGGGCGGGGGACCAGGGTGATCCTGGACATTCCGGTGCGGGCGCAGAAGTAG
- a CDS encoding DUF3311 domain-containing protein, whose protein sequence is MSSSPEVRPPVVTPVRVIIGLCLVAPFVAMLWVGSYAKTDPAFIGIPFFYWYQMAWVLISTALTMTAYKLWQHDQRSRAAQDSSAAATGGEAK, encoded by the coding sequence ATGTCGAGCAGTCCTGAAGTGAGACCTCCGGTTGTGACGCCGGTCCGGGTGATCATCGGCCTGTGCCTCGTCGCGCCCTTCGTGGCGATGCTGTGGGTCGGCTCCTACGCCAAGACGGACCCCGCCTTCATCGGGATCCCGTTCTTCTACTGGTACCAGATGGCCTGGGTGCTGATCTCCACCGCGCTCACCATGACCGCGTACAAGCTGTGGCAGCACGACCAGCGCTCCCGCGCCGCGCAGGACTCCTCCGCAGCTGCGACGGGCGGTGAGGCGAAGTGA
- a CDS encoding GntR family transcriptional regulator has translation MSTDVSSAENEAGTTVRTARVPKYYRLKKHLLDMTETQAPGTPVPPERTLAAEFDTSRTTVRQALQELVVEGRLERIQGKGTFVAKPKVSQALQLTSYTEDMRAQGLEPTSQLLDVGYITADDRLAGLLDIAAGGRVLRIERLRMANGEPMAIETTHLSAKRFPALRRSLVKYTSLYTALAEVYDVHLAEAEETIETSLATPREAGLLGTDVGLPMLMLSRHSLDREGKPVEWVRSVYRGDRYKFVARLKRPAE, from the coding sequence ATGAGCACCGACGTCAGCAGTGCGGAGAACGAGGCCGGGACGACCGTCCGTACGGCGCGCGTGCCCAAGTACTACCGCCTGAAGAAGCACCTGCTCGACATGACCGAGACGCAGGCGCCGGGCACGCCGGTCCCGCCGGAGCGCACGCTGGCGGCCGAGTTCGACACCTCCCGCACGACGGTCCGCCAGGCCCTGCAGGAGCTGGTGGTCGAGGGCCGCCTGGAGCGCATCCAGGGCAAGGGCACCTTCGTCGCCAAGCCCAAGGTCTCCCAGGCGCTCCAGCTCACCTCCTACACCGAGGACATGCGCGCCCAGGGCCTGGAGCCCACCTCGCAGCTGCTGGACGTCGGCTACATCACCGCCGACGACCGGCTCGCCGGGCTGCTCGACATCGCCGCCGGCGGACGCGTGCTGCGCATCGAGCGGCTGCGCATGGCCAACGGCGAGCCGATGGCCATCGAGACCACGCACCTGAGCGCCAAGCGCTTCCCGGCCCTGCGCCGCTCCCTGGTGAAGTACACCTCCCTCTACACGGCGCTGGCCGAGGTCTACGACGTCCATCTCGCGGAGGCCGAGGAGACCATCGAGACCTCGCTGGCCACCCCGCGCGAGGCCGGCCTGCTCGGCACCGACGTGGGCCTGCCGATGCTGATGCTCTCCCGTCACTCCCTGGACCGCGAGGGCAAGCCGGTGGAGTGGGTGCGGTCCGTCTACCGAGGTGACCGCTACAAGTTCGTGGCGAGGCTGAAGCGGCCTGCCGAGTGA
- the mctP gene encoding monocarboxylate uptake permease MctP, producing the protein MKTGVNGVALGVFIFFFLAVTVMGFLAARWRKAENEHSLDEWGLGGRSFGTWITWFLLGGDLYTAYTFVAVPAAIYAAGASGFFAVPYTILVYPLIFTFLPRLWSVSHRHGYVTTSDFVRGRFGSKGLSLAVALTGILATMPYIALQLVGIQAVLDVMGVGGGDTTNWFVKDLPLLIAFGVLAAYTYSSGLRAPALIAFVKDTLIYIVIAVAIIYIPIKLGGFDDVFAKAGHAFSQVNPATGKPRGALTPPEAGQWTYATLALGSALALFMYPHSITATLSSRSREVIRRNTTILPLYSLMLGLLALLGFMAIAAGVKVTNGQLAIPQLFEDMFPDWFAGVAFAAIGIGALVPAAIMSIAAANLFTRNIYKDFIKPDATPKQEAQVSKIVSLLVKVGALVFVLTMDKTVAINFQLLGGIWILQTFPALVGGLFTRWFHRWALLAGWAVGMVYGTLAAYGVASPTQKHFGGSAKEIPGIGEIGYIGLTAFVLNVVVTVVLTVVLKAAKAPEGVDETSPDDYTADAGDPGVQVELPPATAGAGH; encoded by the coding sequence GTGAAGACCGGTGTCAACGGCGTCGCACTCGGCGTCTTCATCTTCTTCTTCCTGGCCGTCACGGTCATGGGCTTCCTCGCCGCCCGCTGGCGCAAGGCCGAGAACGAGCACTCCCTGGACGAATGGGGCCTGGGCGGACGGTCGTTCGGCACCTGGATCACCTGGTTCCTGCTCGGCGGCGACCTGTACACGGCGTACACCTTCGTCGCCGTACCGGCGGCGATCTACGCGGCGGGCGCGTCCGGCTTCTTCGCGGTGCCGTACACGATCCTGGTGTACCCGCTGATCTTCACGTTCCTGCCGCGCCTGTGGTCGGTCAGCCACCGCCACGGCTACGTCACCACCTCCGACTTCGTCCGCGGCCGCTTCGGCTCCAAGGGGCTGTCGCTCGCCGTGGCGCTGACCGGCATCCTGGCGACGATGCCGTACATCGCGCTGCAGCTCGTGGGCATCCAGGCGGTGCTGGACGTGATGGGCGTGGGCGGCGGCGACACCACGAACTGGTTCGTGAAGGACCTCCCGCTGCTGATCGCCTTCGGTGTGCTGGCGGCGTACACCTACTCGTCGGGCCTGCGGGCCCCCGCCCTGATCGCGTTCGTCAAGGACACGCTGATCTACATCGTCATCGCGGTGGCGATCATCTACATCCCGATCAAGCTGGGCGGTTTCGACGACGTCTTCGCCAAGGCGGGGCACGCGTTCAGCCAGGTCAACCCGGCGACGGGCAAGCCGCGCGGCGCGCTCACGCCCCCGGAGGCCGGCCAGTGGACCTACGCCACGCTGGCCCTCGGCTCGGCCCTGGCGCTGTTCATGTACCCGCACTCGATCACCGCGACGCTCTCCTCCAGGAGCCGTGAGGTGATCCGCCGCAACACCACGATCCTGCCGCTGTACTCCCTGATGCTCGGCCTGCTGGCCCTGCTGGGCTTCATGGCGATCGCGGCCGGCGTGAAGGTCACCAACGGGCAGCTGGCGATCCCGCAGCTGTTCGAGGACATGTTCCCGGACTGGTTCGCGGGCGTGGCCTTCGCGGCGATCGGCATCGGCGCGCTGGTCCCGGCGGCGATCATGTCGATCGCGGCGGCGAACCTGTTCACCCGCAACATCTACAAGGACTTCATCAAGCCGGACGCCACGCCGAAGCAGGAGGCGCAGGTCTCCAAGATCGTGTCGCTGCTGGTGAAGGTGGGCGCGCTGGTCTTCGTCCTCACCATGGACAAGACGGTCGCGATCAACTTCCAGCTGCTGGGCGGCATCTGGATCCTGCAGACCTTCCCGGCCCTGGTCGGCGGCCTGTTCACCCGCTGGTTCCACCGCTGGGCGCTGCTCGCCGGCTGGGCGGTCGGCATGGTGTACGGCACGCTCGCCGCGTACGGGGTCGCCTCCCCGACCCAGAAGCACTTCGGCGGCTCGGCCAAGGAGATCCCCGGCATCGGCGAGATCGGCTACATCGGCCTCACCGCGTTCGTCCTCAACGTCGTGGTCACCGTGGTCCTGACCGTCGTCCTCAAGGCCGCGAAGGCCCCCGAGGGCGTGGACGAGACCAGCCCGGATGACTACACGGCGGACGCCGGCGACCCGGGGGTGCAGGTGGAGCTGCCGCCCGCCACCGCGGGCGCCGGTCACTGA
- a CDS encoding diacylglycerol/lipid kinase family protein: MRALLVVNPAATTTSARRRDVLIHALASEMKLEAVTTEYRGHARDLGRQAADSEDIDLVVALGGDGTVNEVVNGLLHAGPALDRLPGLAVVPGGSTNVFARALGLPNDPVEATGALLDALREGRERIVGLGLTSGTPGTEDEAVPDRWFTFNAGLGFDAGVVGRVEQQRERGKKSTHALYVRQVVRQFLGEPNRRHGSITLERPGEDPITDLVVAIVSNTSPWTYLGNRAMYTSPKASFDTGVDVFGLSRLSTAAVARYGTQLLTSSPERGPRGKHVVSLHDLDQFTLHSKAPLPLQMDGDHLGVRTSVTFTGVRRALRVIV, from the coding sequence ATGCGTGCACTTCTCGTGGTCAACCCGGCGGCAACCACCACAAGCGCACGCAGACGTGACGTGCTGATCCACGCGCTGGCGAGCGAGATGAAGCTGGAGGCGGTCACCACCGAGTACCGCGGCCACGCGCGCGACCTCGGCCGGCAGGCGGCGGACAGCGAGGACATCGACCTCGTGGTGGCCCTCGGCGGCGACGGCACGGTCAACGAGGTCGTCAACGGTCTCCTGCACGCGGGTCCGGCACTGGACCGGCTGCCCGGTCTGGCGGTGGTGCCCGGCGGCTCCACGAACGTCTTCGCACGCGCCCTGGGCCTGCCCAACGACCCGGTCGAGGCCACCGGCGCCCTGCTCGACGCGCTGCGCGAGGGCCGGGAGCGGATCGTCGGGCTCGGGCTGACCTCCGGCACGCCCGGCACCGAGGACGAGGCGGTCCCGGACCGCTGGTTCACCTTCAACGCGGGGCTCGGGTTCGACGCGGGCGTCGTCGGACGGGTCGAGCAGCAGCGGGAGCGCGGGAAGAAGTCGACCCATGCGCTGTACGTGCGTCAGGTGGTCCGGCAGTTCCTCGGCGAGCCGAACCGCCGGCACGGCTCCATCACCCTGGAGCGGCCGGGCGAGGACCCGATCACCGATCTCGTCGTGGCCATAGTCTCGAACACGTCCCCGTGGACGTACCTCGGCAATCGCGCCATGTACACATCACCCAAGGCCTCGTTCGACACCGGCGTCGACGTGTTCGGTCTCAGCCGTCTGTCGACGGCCGCGGTTGCCCGGTATGGCACCCAGTTGCTCACTTCGTCCCCCGAGCGCGGACCCCGCGGCAAGCACGTGGTCTCGCTGCACGATCTGGATCAGTTCACCTTGCATTCGAAGGCTCCTCTGCCCCTGCAGATGGACGGAGACCACCTCGGGGTGCGTACGAGCGTGACGTTCACAGGTGTACGCCGTGCACTGCGTGTGATTGTGTGA
- a CDS encoding UBP-type zinc finger domain-containing protein: MKQCTHADALPHPEPEPLDRTCPECLRDGTHPVQLRLCLTCGHVGCCDSSPGRHATRHHEQSGHPVMRTFEPGEEWRWCFVDHVLV, from the coding sequence ATGAAACAGTGCACGCACGCCGACGCGCTGCCGCACCCGGAGCCGGAGCCGCTCGACCGCACCTGCCCGGAGTGCCTCCGGGACGGCACGCACCCGGTCCAGCTGCGCCTGTGCCTCACCTGCGGCCACGTCGGCTGCTGCGACTCCTCGCCCGGCAGGCACGCGACACGGCACCACGAGCAGTCCGGTCACCCGGTGATGCGGACGTTCGAGCCCGGCGAGGAATGGCGGTGGTGCTTCGTCGACCACGTGCTGGTCTGA
- a CDS encoding Na+/H+ antiporter, whose product MDVMPLLLLVAGSAAVAGAARRTPVPAPLLLVAAGLAVSYLPGVPHYTLDPDVVLPLVLPPLLYKEGTESSYLDLRAQMRPVGLLSIGYVLFATFAVGWVAYLVVPGLPLPAALVLGAVVAPTDAVAAASIARRVGLPSRITTILQGESLLNDATAITAYRVALAAAVGEGATWAGGIGEFLRAAIGGVVVGLVLMVPIHWLRTHLKEVLLQNTLSLLIPFVAYGVAEQFHGSGVLAVVVVAVYLGHRAWEVDFATRLQEDAVWRMVAFLLESAVFALIGLQLPTVLKGLGAYQGADAAWYAIAVFLVVVAARFVWVFPATFLPRALFRRIREREPDTTWRAPVVTGWAAMRGVVSLAIAFSIPLTVHGGAPFPQRNLILFLTFTTVIGTLVVQGLTLAPLIRLMRFPGRDPQAETLAEANAQAQASRAAESRLDDLLADERNALPPPLADRLRTVLERRRNAVWERLGQTNPITGESVDDTYRRLSREVIGTERAVFVKLRDHRYIDDEMLRALLRRLDLEEAAAYREAE is encoded by the coding sequence ATGGACGTGATGCCGCTGCTGTTGCTGGTGGCGGGCAGTGCGGCGGTCGCGGGGGCCGCCCGGCGCACCCCGGTGCCGGCGCCGCTGCTGCTGGTCGCCGCGGGCCTGGCGGTGTCGTACCTGCCCGGGGTGCCGCACTACACCCTCGACCCGGACGTCGTCCTGCCGCTGGTGCTGCCGCCGCTGCTGTACAAGGAGGGCACCGAGAGCTCCTACCTCGATCTGCGCGCCCAGATGCGGCCCGTGGGGCTGCTGTCGATCGGGTACGTGCTGTTCGCGACCTTCGCCGTCGGCTGGGTCGCGTATCTCGTCGTACCGGGGCTGCCGCTGCCCGCCGCGCTGGTGCTGGGCGCGGTGGTCGCGCCGACGGACGCGGTCGCGGCCGCGTCGATCGCGCGCCGGGTCGGCCTGCCCTCCCGGATCACCACCATCCTGCAGGGCGAGTCGCTCCTCAACGACGCCACCGCGATCACCGCCTACCGGGTGGCGCTGGCCGCCGCCGTCGGCGAGGGCGCCACCTGGGCGGGCGGGATCGGCGAGTTCCTGCGGGCCGCCATCGGGGGCGTCGTCGTCGGCCTGGTGCTCATGGTGCCGATCCACTGGCTGCGCACCCACCTGAAGGAGGTCCTGCTCCAGAACACCCTGTCCCTGCTGATCCCGTTCGTCGCCTACGGCGTCGCCGAGCAGTTCCACGGCTCCGGCGTCCTCGCGGTCGTGGTGGTCGCGGTCTATCTCGGGCACCGCGCGTGGGAGGTCGACTTCGCCACCCGGCTGCAGGAGGACGCGGTGTGGCGGATGGTCGCCTTCCTGCTGGAGTCGGCGGTGTTCGCGCTGATCGGCCTGCAACTGCCCACCGTCCTCAAGGGGTTGGGCGCCTACCAGGGGGCCGACGCCGCCTGGTACGCGATCGCGGTCTTCCTGGTGGTCGTCGCGGCCCGCTTCGTGTGGGTGTTCCCGGCGACGTTCCTGCCCCGCGCGCTGTTCCGGCGCATCAGGGAGCGGGAGCCGGACACCACCTGGCGGGCGCCGGTGGTGACCGGGTGGGCCGCCATGCGCGGAGTGGTCTCCCTGGCCATCGCGTTCTCCATCCCGCTCACGGTGCACGGCGGCGCCCCCTTCCCCCAGCGGAACCTGATCCTCTTCCTGACCTTCACCACGGTCATCGGCACCCTCGTGGTGCAGGGCCTCACCCTCGCGCCCCTGATCCGCCTGATGCGGTTCCCCGGCCGCGACCCGCAGGCCGAGACGCTCGCCGAGGCCAACGCCCAGGCGCAGGCCTCCCGGGCCGCGGAGAGCCGCCTGGACGACCTTCTCGCCGACGAGCGCAACGCCCTGCCCCCGCCGCTCGCCGACCGGCTGCGCACGGTCCTGGAGCGCCGCCGCAACGCCGTCTGGGAGCGCCTCGGCCAGACCAACCCGATCACCGGGGAGTCCGTCGACGACACCTACCGGCGGCTGTCCCGCGAGGTGATCGGCACCGAACGCGCGGTCTTCGTCAAGCTCCGCGACCACCGCTACATCGACGACGAGATGCTGCGCGCACTGCTCAGACGCCTGGACCTGGAGGAGGCGGCGGCCTACCGGGAGGCGGAGTAG
- a CDS encoding RNA polymerase sigma factor SigF → MRDEERGTRELPAGDGGAPWPSTDDVSGAAAPGMSRRMTDGVDGIPEQARPHPEDDSARIGGDGAVQDVPPAGPRGRTGARARRRATGGTMSEHERHAEDDALGTEAVPAVQHDPADRSGARARFVKLRTLDPGSPEYAELRNQLVRMHLPLVEHLARRFRNRGEPLDDLTQVATIGLIKSVDRFDPERGVEFSTYATPTVVGEIKRHFRDKGWAVRVPRRLQELRLSLTTATAELSQLHGRSPTVHELAEKLAISEEEVLEGLESANAYSTLSLDVPDTDDESPAVADTLGAEDEALEGVEYRESLKPLLEDLPPREKRILLLRFFGNMTQSQIAQEVGISQMHVSRLLARTLAQLREKLLVEE, encoded by the coding sequence GTGCGGGACGAAGAGCGCGGCACACGGGAGCTGCCGGCCGGGGACGGGGGTGCCCCCTGGCCGAGCACGGACGACGTCTCCGGGGCGGCTGCCCCGGGCATGTCCCGACGCATGACGGACGGCGTCGACGGCATCCCCGAGCAGGCCAGGCCGCACCCGGAGGACGACTCCGCGCGGATCGGTGGTGACGGCGCCGTCCAGGACGTACCACCGGCGGGGCCCCGCGGCCGCACGGGGGCCAGGGCTCGCAGAAGGGCTACGGGCGGGACGATGAGCGAGCACGAGCGGCACGCCGAGGACGACGCGCTGGGCACGGAGGCCGTACCGGCCGTGCAGCACGACCCGGCGGACCGCAGCGGGGCGCGCGCGAGGTTCGTGAAACTGCGCACGCTGGACCCGGGCAGCCCGGAGTACGCGGAGCTGCGCAATCAGCTGGTCCGTATGCACCTGCCGCTCGTGGAGCACCTGGCCCGCCGGTTCCGCAACCGCGGCGAGCCGCTGGACGACCTCACCCAGGTCGCCACGATCGGTCTGATCAAGTCCGTCGACCGGTTCGACCCGGAGCGCGGCGTGGAGTTCTCCACGTACGCCACGCCGACCGTGGTCGGCGAGATCAAGCGGCACTTCCGGGACAAGGGCTGGGCGGTCCGGGTGCCGCGCCGGCTGCAGGAGCTGCGCCTGTCGCTGACCACGGCGACGGCCGAGCTGTCCCAGCTGCACGGCCGCTCCCCCACGGTCCACGAGCTGGCCGAGAAGCTCGCGATCTCCGAGGAGGAGGTCCTGGAGGGCCTGGAGTCCGCCAACGCCTACTCCACGCTGTCCCTGGACGTCCCCGACACCGACGACGAGTCCCCGGCGGTCGCCGACACCCTCGGCGCGGAGGACGAGGCGCTGGAGGGCGTGGAGTACCGGGAGTCACTCAAGCCGCTGCTGGAGGACCTTCCGCCGCGCGAGAAGCGGATCCTGCTGCTGCGCTTCTTCGGGAACATGACCCAGTCGCAGATCGCGCAGGAGGTCGGCATCTCCCAGATGCACGTGTCCCGGCTGCTGGCCCGCACCCTGGCCCAGCTGCGGGAGAAGCTCCTCGTCGAGGAGTGA
- a CDS encoding anti-sigma regulatory factor, whose amino-acid sequence MSQIAGEPAANQDFVEVRLPAAGAYLSVLRTATAGLAARLDFTLDEIEDLRIAVDEACAILLQQAVPGSVLGCVFRLVDDSLEVTVSAPTTDGHAPSRDTFAWTVLSALAGKVSSAVDEDKTVSISLYKQRGAGPGPA is encoded by the coding sequence GTGTCCCAGATCGCAGGCGAGCCCGCGGCGAATCAGGACTTCGTGGAAGTCCGGCTGCCGGCCGCGGGTGCCTACCTGTCGGTGCTGCGGACGGCCACGGCCGGTCTCGCGGCCCGCTTGGACTTCACCCTGGACGAGATCGAGGACCTGCGCATCGCCGTGGACGAGGCCTGCGCGATCCTGCTCCAACAGGCCGTGCCCGGCTCCGTGCTCGGCTGTGTCTTCCGGCTCGTCGACGACTCGCTGGAGGTCACGGTCTCGGCGCCGACCACGGACGGTCACGCCCCGTCGCGGGACACCTTCGCCTGGACCGTGCTCTCGGCCCTGGCGGGCAAGGTCTCGTCCGCCGTCGACGAGGACAAGACCGTGTCGATCAGCCTCTACAAACAGCGCGGCGCGGGCCCTGGCCCGGCGTGA
- a CDS encoding WhiB family transcriptional regulator has translation MDWRHNAVCREEDPELFFPIGNTGPALLQIEEAKAVCRRCPVIEQCLQWALESGQDSGVWGGLSEDERRAMKRRAARNRARQASA, from the coding sequence ATGGACTGGCGTCACAACGCCGTTTGCCGCGAGGAAGACCCCGAGCTCTTCTTCCCCATCGGCAACACCGGTCCTGCGCTGCTGCAGATCGAGGAAGCCAAGGCCGTCTGCCGTCGCTGCCCGGTGATCGAGCAGTGTCTGCAGTGGGCGCTCGAGTCCGGTCAGGACTCCGGCGTCTGGGGTGGTCTCAGCGAGGACGAGCGCCGCGCCATGAAGCGCCGCGCCGCCCGCAACCGGGCTCGTCAGGCCTCCGCCTGA
- the nagB gene encoding glucosamine-6-phosphate deaminase gives MEVVIVPDAAAGGELIAEAMAQLLRRKPDALLGVATGSTPLPVYQALTAKVRSGAVDTSRARIAQLDEYVGLPADHPESYRSVLRRQVLEPLGIGMDKFLGPDGTAEDVQAACAAYDRALAEAGGVDLQLLGIGTDGHIGFNEPCSSLASRTRIKTLTEQTRIDNARFFDGDIEQVPHHVITQGIGTILEARHLVLLATGEGKADAVAATVEGPVAAVCPASALQLHPHATVVVDEAAASKLKLADYFRHTYAGKPEWQGI, from the coding sequence GTGGAAGTTGTCATCGTTCCCGACGCCGCGGCGGGCGGCGAGCTGATCGCCGAGGCCATGGCGCAGCTGCTGCGACGCAAGCCCGACGCCCTGCTCGGCGTGGCCACCGGCTCCACCCCGCTGCCCGTCTACCAGGCGCTGACCGCCAAGGTCCGCTCCGGTGCCGTCGACACCTCGCGGGCGCGCATCGCCCAGCTCGACGAGTACGTGGGGCTGCCCGCCGACCACCCCGAGTCCTACCGCTCGGTGCTGCGCCGTCAGGTGCTGGAGCCGCTCGGCATCGGCATGGACAAGTTCCTCGGGCCCGACGGCACCGCCGAGGACGTCCAGGCGGCCTGCGCGGCGTACGACCGGGCGCTCGCCGAGGCCGGCGGGGTGGACCTGCAGCTGCTCGGGATCGGCACCGACGGGCACATCGGGTTCAACGAGCCCTGCTCCTCGCTCGCCTCGCGCACCCGGATCAAGACGCTGACCGAGCAGACCCGGATCGACAACGCGCGCTTCTTCGACGGCGACATCGAGCAGGTCCCGCACCATGTCATCACCCAGGGCATCGGCACCATCCTGGAGGCCCGGCACCTGGTGCTGCTGGCGACCGGCGAGGGCAAGGCGGACGCGGTCGCCGCCACCGTCGAGGGGCCGGTCGCGGCGGTCTGCCCGGCCTCCGCGCTCCAGCTGCACCCGCACGCCACGGTGGTCGTCGACGAGGCGGCCGCGTCCAAGCTGAAGCTGGCCGACTACTTCCGCCACACCTACGCGGGCAAGCCCGAGTGGCAGGGGATCTGA
- a CDS encoding GNAT family N-acetyltransferase: protein MDIVIRRAVPDEYAALGEITARAYLQDGLLDFGESDAYLGELRDVARRAAAAEVLVAVRDGALLGGVTFVPSPGPMADIARPGEAEIRMLAVAAAARGQGAGEALVRACVDRARAAEGCRAVVLSTQRTMRAAHRIYERLGFVRTPERDWKPLPELDDITLLTYELTL from the coding sequence ATGGACATCGTGATCCGGCGGGCCGTGCCCGACGAGTACGCCGCCCTGGGCGAGATCACCGCCCGGGCCTATCTCCAGGACGGTCTCCTGGACTTCGGCGAGAGCGACGCCTACCTCGGTGAACTCAGAGACGTGGCACGGCGCGCGGCAGCGGCCGAGGTTCTCGTGGCGGTGCGCGACGGCGCCCTCCTCGGCGGGGTCACCTTCGTGCCCTCCCCCGGTCCGATGGCCGACATCGCCCGTCCGGGAGAGGCCGAGATACGGATGCTCGCCGTCGCCGCGGCCGCCCGCGGCCAGGGGGCGGGCGAGGCCCTCGTGCGGGCCTGCGTCGACCGCGCACGCGCCGCCGAGGGCTGCCGGGCCGTGGTCCTGTCCACCCAGCGCACCATGCGCGCCGCCCACCGCATCTACGAACGCCTGGGTTTCGTCCGCACACCCGAGCGGGACTGGAAGCCCCTCCCGGAGCTGGACGACATCACGCTGCTCACCTATGAGTTGACGCTCTGA